One window of Nocardia nova SH22a genomic DNA carries:
- the thiE gene encoding thiamine phosphate synthase has product MQPSQPHRPIAPRERLDSALLYLCTDARRDTGDLAAFAEAALSGGVDIIQLRDKGSAGEAKFGPLEAGAELGALAELKSAARRHGALVAVNDRADIALAAGADVLHLGQGDLPPFYARRIVGPDVVIGRSTHNRNQAGLALVDENIDYFCTGPVWNTPTKPGRTAAGIDLVRSTADSHPARPWFAIGGVDSERLDEVLAAGASRIVVVRAITAARDPQAAARELKQRLLDNAARET; this is encoded by the coding sequence GTGCAACCGTCCCAACCGCATCGTCCGATCGCACCGCGGGAGCGCCTGGACTCGGCGCTGCTGTACCTGTGCACCGACGCCCGGCGCGATACCGGTGATCTGGCCGCCTTCGCCGAGGCCGCGCTCTCGGGCGGGGTCGACATCATCCAGCTGCGCGACAAGGGCTCGGCAGGTGAGGCGAAGTTCGGCCCGCTGGAGGCCGGGGCCGAACTGGGCGCGCTCGCCGAGCTGAAATCCGCGGCCCGGCGGCACGGCGCGCTGGTCGCGGTCAACGATCGCGCCGATATCGCGCTGGCGGCGGGTGCGGATGTGCTGCACCTGGGCCAGGGTGATCTGCCGCCGTTCTACGCCCGCCGGATCGTGGGGCCGGATGTGGTGATCGGCCGCTCCACCCACAATCGCAATCAGGCCGGACTCGCGCTGGTCGACGAGAACATCGACTACTTCTGCACCGGTCCGGTCTGGAACACCCCGACCAAGCCCGGTCGCACCGCGGCGGGTATCGACCTGGTGCGGTCCACCGCGGATTCGCATCCGGCCCGGCCGTGGTTCGCCATCGGCGGTGTCGACAGTGAGCGACTGGACGAGGTGCTGGCGGCCGGGGCGAGCCGGATCGTGGTGGTTCGCGCCATCACCGCGGCCCGCGATCCACAGGCCGCCGCCCGCGAACTCAAGCAGCGGCTGCTGGACAACGCCGCACGCGAAACCTGA
- a CDS encoding NUDIX hydrolase, with protein MRGDGDGFLVSPDGTRQWGRFGAAGLLLRAPRAGGGAVVLMQHRAPWSHQGGTWALPGGARDSHESSVHAAVREAQEEAGIAPDAVRVRGSRITSTAESGWTYTTVVADVPETLRTVANKESAELAWVPEEEVDDRPLHPGFAAAWPDLRASAARLDLGGIAEAEAIAALLPRTVDLAERGFLWLDAIVGAAVFTDLGGSADGAAGALSDAGERTARREPAASGPGDSGAPGSSVGVDGVARSARPRAAGSEVPTVRIIQDINRSAPSSEDLVLTLDQLLN; from the coding sequence ATGCGCGGTGACGGAGACGGGTTCCTGGTGAGCCCCGATGGGACGCGGCAATGGGGCCGGTTCGGTGCGGCCGGACTGCTGTTGCGCGCGCCCAGAGCGGGCGGCGGGGCGGTGGTGCTGATGCAGCACCGGGCGCCGTGGAGTCATCAGGGCGGAACGTGGGCGCTGCCCGGTGGTGCGCGCGACAGTCATGAGTCCAGCGTGCACGCCGCGGTGCGAGAAGCGCAGGAGGAAGCCGGAATTGCCCCGGATGCGGTTCGCGTCCGGGGGAGTCGGATAACCAGTACCGCCGAGAGCGGCTGGACCTACACCACCGTCGTGGCCGATGTTCCGGAAACTCTGCGGACCGTCGCGAACAAGGAGAGCGCCGAACTGGCCTGGGTGCCCGAGGAGGAGGTCGACGACCGTCCGCTGCATCCCGGATTCGCCGCGGCCTGGCCGGATCTGCGCGCGTCGGCGGCGCGCCTGGATCTCGGCGGGATCGCCGAGGCCGAGGCCATCGCGGCCCTGCTGCCGCGCACGGTGGATCTGGCCGAGCGTGGATTCCTCTGGCTGGACGCGATTGTGGGGGCGGCTGTATTCACCGATCTCGGTGGATCGGCCGATGGCGCCGCGGGAGCGCTCTCCGATGCCGGGGAGCGCACTGCCCGAAGGGAACCGGCCGCTTCCGGACCGGGCGACTCGGGTGCGCCGGGATCGTCCGTCGGCGTGGACGGGGTGGCTCGGAGCGCCCGGCCGCGAGCTGCCGGTTCCGAGGTTCCGACCGTGCGAATCATCCAGGACATCAACAGATCCGCGCCATCGAGCGAGGATTTGGTGCTGACCCTGGATCAGCTCCTGAACTGA
- a CDS encoding glutamate ABC transporter substrate-binding protein, which produces MRRLVRQARSIAMAAALLLLAGCGGTQPSPRAGSGDYTEPPLPANAVVTPADAAPATNPEPQCGNPTASLRPGAEHGPALDAIRARGRLLVGLDPGSNLFSFRDPISGTLAGFDVDIATEIARDLFGDPHRVEYRILGSADREKALQDHSVDIVVKTMTITCDRRQRVDFSTTYLMAHQKVLAVKGSGITGMADLGGRRVCVVGGTTSLDRLRQIRPPASIMTVPTWADCLVVLQQRQVDAISTDDAILAGLAAQDPYAEVVGSDISDEPYGVGIPKGNDDMVRFVNATLQRLRTDGTWNRLYGFWLAPALGPAAGPPEPTYRD; this is translated from the coding sequence ATGAGACGCCTTGTGCGGCAGGCACGCTCGATCGCGATGGCAGCCGCACTGCTGCTGCTCGCGGGATGTGGTGGCACTCAGCCGAGTCCGCGCGCCGGATCGGGCGATTACACCGAGCCGCCGCTGCCCGCGAATGCCGTGGTCACCCCGGCGGATGCGGCGCCCGCGACGAATCCCGAACCGCAGTGCGGTAATCCGACGGCCAGTCTGCGTCCGGGCGCGGAGCACGGGCCCGCCCTCGACGCCATCCGCGCCCGCGGACGCCTGCTCGTCGGGCTGGATCCCGGCAGCAATCTGTTCAGCTTCCGCGATCCGATCAGCGGCACCCTGGCCGGATTCGATGTCGACATCGCCACCGAGATCGCCCGCGATCTGTTCGGCGACCCGCATCGCGTCGAGTACCGCATCCTCGGCTCGGCGGACCGGGAGAAGGCGCTGCAGGACCACAGCGTCGACATCGTAGTGAAAACCATGACCATCACCTGTGATCGGCGCCAGCGGGTCGACTTCTCCACCACCTATCTGATGGCACATCAAAAGGTGCTGGCGGTGAAGGGTTCCGGCATCACGGGAATGGCGGATCTGGGCGGACGGCGTGTATGCGTCGTCGGCGGAACCACATCCCTGGACCGGCTGCGCCAGATCCGGCCGCCCGCCTCGATCATGACCGTGCCGACCTGGGCGGACTGCCTGGTGGTACTGCAACAGCGCCAGGTCGACGCGATCAGCACCGATGACGCGATCCTCGCCGGTCTGGCCGCCCAGGACCCGTACGCGGAAGTGGTGGGCTCGGACATCAGCGATGAGCCCTACGGTGTCGGAATCCCGAAAGGCAATGACGATATGGTTCGTTTCGTGAATGCCACCCTGCAGCGGTTGCGTACCGACGGAACCTGGAACCGGCTGTACGGATTCTGGCTCGCCCCCGCGCTCGGCCCCGCCGCCGGACCACCGGAACCCACCTATCGGGACTGA
- a CDS encoding tetratricopeptide repeat protein gives MPITTVQPMDPLQAVLSDPVVAEGRRYCWRCGRPVGRSTPARAAEPVGICENCGAPYDFRPYLQPGDRVSEQYEIQGCIAHGGMGWIYLAIDRNVSDRWVVLKGLLHGGDAEAQAVAVAERQYLAELAHPSIVKIHNFVEHPGPNGTPIGYIVMEYVGGRSLRDLLDTHHRPERMPVPEALAYVLETLPALDYLHSLELAYNDLKPDNIMVTEDQVKLIDLGAVAPFDSYGNLYGTKGFQAPEIAQTGPTAATDLYTVGRTLAVLTVDMPMSSGRYLDGIPHPDSEPILARYEFLHRLLLTATDPDPDRRFPSARVMTTQLAGVLREILATETGTEHPQLSTLFSPPRTSFGTAELIGQTDVYADGIVRERNLSARAIAAALPVPLTDPADPSAALLAGTVHSDPEHALDAVRTARRRAESAPGGAPPGFATESLLAEIRIHLDLDEPSAARDLLDRMGDHDWRRHWLLGLIALREQDYEGAYARFDEVLSALPGEIAPKLALAATAELVLQHWDSPDPGQWREYAEKFYTTVWRTDRSVVSAAFGLARQLAAAGRVPDAVTALDEVPAASRHYTEARLTAVLLLLTARSVDELAESDLYVAADRLQALPAAEHRVAQMRVLVSGTALAWLQAGHTPRRGATLFGVSFDERKLRRGIESGLRGLARTAPGRAHRYALIDLANAIRAKSWF, from the coding sequence GTGCCGATCACGACGGTGCAGCCGATGGATCCGCTGCAGGCCGTGTTGTCGGATCCGGTTGTCGCGGAAGGGCGGCGGTACTGCTGGCGGTGTGGTCGTCCGGTCGGGCGCAGTACGCCCGCGCGGGCCGCGGAGCCGGTGGGGATCTGCGAGAACTGCGGTGCGCCTTATGATTTCCGGCCCTATCTGCAGCCGGGCGACCGGGTGTCCGAACAGTACGAGATCCAGGGCTGTATCGCGCACGGCGGTATGGGCTGGATCTATCTGGCGATCGATCGCAATGTCAGCGACCGCTGGGTGGTGCTGAAGGGCCTGCTGCACGGCGGTGACGCCGAGGCACAGGCGGTGGCCGTGGCCGAGCGGCAGTATCTGGCCGAACTCGCCCATCCCAGCATCGTCAAGATCCACAACTTCGTCGAACATCCGGGCCCGAACGGGACTCCCATCGGCTACATCGTGATGGAGTACGTCGGCGGCCGCTCACTGCGCGATCTGCTCGACACCCATCATCGCCCGGAGCGGATGCCGGTCCCCGAAGCCCTGGCGTATGTGCTCGAGACGCTGCCCGCACTGGACTATCTGCACTCGCTGGAACTGGCCTACAACGACCTCAAACCGGACAACATCATGGTCACCGAGGATCAGGTGAAGCTGATCGACCTCGGCGCCGTCGCACCGTTCGACTCCTACGGAAATCTGTACGGCACCAAAGGTTTCCAAGCACCTGAAATCGCGCAGACCGGACCGACCGCAGCCACCGACCTCTACACCGTGGGCCGCACCCTGGCCGTGCTGACGGTCGATATGCCGATGTCGAGCGGCCGCTACCTCGACGGCATCCCCCACCCGGATTCCGAACCGATCCTGGCCCGCTACGAATTCCTGCACCGGTTGCTGCTCACCGCGACCGATCCCGATCCGGACCGCCGCTTCCCCTCCGCGCGGGTGATGACCACCCAGCTCGCGGGCGTCCTGCGCGAAATCCTGGCCACCGAGACCGGCACCGAACATCCACAGCTGTCCACACTGTTCAGCCCTCCGCGCACCAGTTTCGGCACCGCGGAACTGATCGGCCAGACCGACGTGTACGCCGACGGCATTGTGCGCGAACGGAATCTGTCGGCCCGAGCCATCGCGGCCGCCCTGCCGGTACCGCTGACCGACCCCGCCGATCCCTCGGCCGCCCTGCTGGCCGGGACCGTGCACTCCGACCCCGAACACGCCCTCGACGCCGTGCGGACCGCGCGCCGCCGCGCCGAATCCGCCCCCGGCGGCGCCCCGCCCGGATTCGCCACCGAGAGTCTGCTGGCCGAGATCCGCATCCATCTCGATCTGGACGAACCCTCGGCTGCGCGAGATCTGCTGGACCGCATGGGCGATCACGATTGGCGCCGGCACTGGCTGCTCGGCCTGATCGCCCTGCGGGAACAGGACTACGAAGGCGCCTACGCCCGCTTCGACGAGGTACTGAGCGCCCTGCCCGGCGAGATCGCGCCCAAGCTGGCGCTGGCCGCCACGGCGGAACTCGTGCTGCAACACTGGGATTCCCCCGATCCCGGCCAGTGGCGCGAATACGCGGAGAAGTTCTACACCACGGTGTGGCGCACCGACCGCAGTGTCGTGAGCGCGGCCTTCGGACTGGCCCGGCAGCTGGCGGCCGCGGGCCGGGTCCCCGACGCGGTCACCGCGCTGGACGAGGTACCGGCCGCCTCCCGCCACTACACCGAGGCCCGGCTCACCGCCGTGCTGTTGCTGCTCACCGCCCGATCGGTCGACGAACTCGCGGAATCGGATCTGTACGTGGCCGCGGATCGGTTGCAGGCATTACCCGCCGCCGAACACCGGGTCGCCCAGATGCGAGTGCTGGTGTCCGGCACCGCACT